The following are from one region of the Armatimonadota bacterium genome:
- a CDS encoding restriction endonuclease subunit M gives MLKLLPSPLRYPGGKNRAIPQILPLVPEHGEYREPMVGGGSVFLTLRQLYPERRYWINDLNTDIYYLWRSIRDHPAEMMKLVMDLKSRYESPHDLFSYLKHNLQDGSPVERATRYFVLNRIGFSGLVDVGGTFSEYAYQKLFSASVIRRIQQLSPLLQGVEITNLDYSELLMQEGENVFIFLDPPYVTAGGYLYGRGGKLHEMFDHHRFAEFCKQCQHRWLITYDDCELVRGLFSGYQQVPWRLQYGMNNVGGNSARPGDELFIANYDIVRLAPKQLTLEI, from the coding sequence ATGTTGAAACTCTTGCCGTCTCCTTTGAGGTATCCCGGAGGCAAGAACAGGGCGATACCGCAGATACTGCCACTGGTGCCTGAGCATGGCGAGTATCGCGAGCCCATGGTGGGCGGGGGATCCGTGTTCCTGACGTTGAGGCAGCTCTATCCCGAGCGACGTTACTGGATCAACGACCTGAACACGGACATATACTACCTGTGGCGTTCTATTCGGGACCATCCGGCGGAGATGATGAAGCTCGTGATGGATCTCAAGAGTCGTTACGAGTCCCCGCACGACCTGTTCTCGTATCTGAAGCATAACCTGCAGGACGGATCGCCTGTGGAGCGTGCCACACGCTACTTTGTGCTGAACCGCATCGGCTTCAGCGGGCTGGTGGATGTAGGAGGCACCTTCTCCGAGTATGCCTATCAGAAGCTGTTCAGTGCGAGCGTTATCCGGCGCATCCAGCAGCTCTCGCCGTTGTTGCAGGGCGTGGAGATAACCAATCTGGACTATTCGGAGCTGTTGATGCAGGAAGGTGAGAACGTGTTCATCTTCCTGGACCCGCCCTATGTGACCGCCGGTGGTTATCTGTACGGCAGGGGCGGTAAGTTGCACGAGATGTTCGACCATCATCGGTTCGCCGAGTTTTGCAAGCAGTGTCAGCACAGGTGGTTGATCACCTATGACGATTGCGAGCTGGTACGCGGGCTGTTCAGCGGGTACCAGCAGGTACCGTGGCGGTTACAGTACGGTATGAACAACGTCGGCGGTAACAGTGCCAGACCGGGCGATGAGTTATTCATCGCCAACTACGATATCGTCCGTCTGGCACCGAAGCAACTCACTCTGGAGATATAA
- the rsr gene encoding 60 kDa SS-A/Ro ribonucleoprotein: MNYAKHLTSHLTSRSEADTVDVWSAPGTPDPLPGMVPNNAGGWAYEADAWNRLRRFLITGSEKGTFYVSEQKLTVENAQNIIQLLKQYPVEVIDQAVLISRQGLAKSNDTALFVLALALTFGDDLAKRAASAAVTQVARTGTHILHLAAMIDDLRGWGRAVRRAIGSWYNQPAERLGYQLAKYQSRDGWSHRDVLRSIHIKPATPEHDRLFRWAVGKYEPDDDMGAMRYIYGMKLAHEAVDAEHLVHIIKEYELEREHLPTRFLKDARVWEALLPNLKYEALIRNLGNMSDSGLLMDQRNEIVLYVCNYITDAENIRRSRVHPLKILSAWYTYKGGEGIKSSKTWIPVQSVVDALEQAFYQSFRNVEPINRRLLIAVDCSGSMGYYSPITGMNCFEAALAIAYITLRTESHARIILFSDRTITVEEDWGSMRFGEVLNRAREIARMAGTDCSLPYVYAVQNRMDVDGIVMYTDEESWRGSDQPVTMLNRYREQVNPGCRNVVCAMAANHAQLADPDDMLSLDIAGFSADTPQVVSAFLRGEF; encoded by the coding sequence ATGAACTACGCAAAACACTTGACCTCACACTTGACCTCTCGGTCAGAAGCAGACACCGTTGATGTCTGGTCTGCACCGGGCACTCCGGATCCTCTGCCCGGCATGGTGCCCAACAACGCCGGTGGTTGGGCTTATGAAGCCGATGCATGGAACAGACTCAGGCGGTTCCTCATCACCGGCAGTGAGAAAGGCACGTTCTACGTGAGCGAGCAGAAGCTCACGGTAGAGAACGCGCAGAACATCATCCAGCTACTCAAGCAGTATCCCGTTGAGGTTATCGACCAGGCGGTGCTTATATCCCGGCAGGGACTGGCAAAGAGCAACGATACCGCGCTGTTCGTACTCGCGCTGGCTCTCACCTTCGGTGACGATTTAGCCAAACGCGCAGCATCCGCAGCGGTAACGCAGGTCGCCCGTACCGGCACTCACATCCTGCACCTGGCGGCAATGATAGATGACCTGCGCGGCTGGGGCAGGGCGGTGAGAAGGGCTATCGGCAGCTGGTATAACCAGCCCGCCGAGCGGTTAGGATACCAGCTTGCCAAGTATCAGAGTCGTGACGGATGGTCGCATCGCGATGTGTTGCGTTCCATTCACATCAAGCCAGCCACGCCGGAGCATGATAGATTGTTCCGCTGGGCTGTAGGCAAGTATGAACCGGACGATGATATGGGAGCGATGCGCTACATCTACGGGATGAAGCTCGCTCACGAAGCTGTGGATGCAGAGCATCTGGTGCATATCATCAAGGAGTACGAGCTGGAGCGGGAGCATCTACCTACCAGGTTCTTGAAGGACGCCAGGGTCTGGGAGGCGCTTCTACCGAACCTGAAGTATGAAGCGCTCATCAGGAACCTGGGCAACATGAGCGACTCCGGATTACTGATGGACCAGAGGAATGAGATAGTGCTCTATGTCTGCAACTACATCACAGATGCTGAGAACATACGCAGGAGCAGAGTGCATCCGTTGAAGATACTCTCCGCGTGGTATACTTACAAAGGCGGGGAGGGCATAAAGTCCAGCAAGACCTGGATACCGGTGCAGTCTGTAGTAGACGCTCTGGAACAGGCGTTCTACCAGAGTTTCAGGAACGTAGAGCCGATCAACAGGCGTCTGCTGATTGCCGTAGACTGCAGCGGATCTATGGGCTATTACTCACCAATTACCGGTATGAACTGCTTCGAGGCGGCGTTAGCAATTGCGTATATCACGCTCCGCACGGAGTCTCATGCCAGAATAATCCTGTTCTCCGACAGGACAATCACTGTTGAGGAGGACTGGGGGAGCATGAGGTTCGGCGAGGTATTGAATCGTGCACGGGAGATAGCCCGTATGGCGGGCACCGATTGCAGTCTGCCCTACGTGTATGCCGTCCAGAACAGGATGGATGTGGACGGCATCGTAATGTATACGGATGAGGAGAGCTGGCGAGGCAGTGACCAGCCGGTGACGATGCTCAACCGGTATCGTGAACAAGTCAATCCCGGTTGTCGGAACGTGGTATGCGCCATGGCGGCGAACCATGCGCAGTTAGCCGATCCGGACGATATGCTAAGTTTAGATATAGCGGGATTCAGCGCGGATACGCCTCAGGTGGTATCTGCGTTCCTGAGAGGCGAATTCTAG
- a CDS encoding ATPase AAA, translating to MNQMKQTLMRYIRADVPVLLMGPPGVGKTSTILALGKEMGVPVETLIAAIHEPMDFGGWPAVVEGQFKIETPPWVDRLKRSPEEQELIDTVKEKVSRLENSSRGRITGILFFDELTNAPRAVQSALLRVVLERVVGEEKLPDSIYIISAANPVGQAADGWTLSLPLANRMAHIEYRLDARSWADNFTTYWGDPPSPGDIDESQWLIARSMVAAFIHRRPDLLLQVPRSNEEERLAWPSPRSWDFASRLISLDIQGGANSWADDVVSCVGEGAGLEFINWARSMDLVDPEDILRNPHKAPVPDRPDQQFAVVNALCAAVQSQMTPDRWRAAVEYLDRVADVAEDIAALGASHLGNMMNRLYKVDPNINFPDTLVDKIGELFRRVGVIAGGRR from the coding sequence ATGAACCAGATGAAGCAGACTCTGATGCGTTACATCCGTGCCGATGTGCCGGTATTGCTGATGGGTCCGCCCGGTGTGGGCAAGACCTCCACCATCCTTGCTCTGGGCAAGGAGATGGGCGTGCCTGTAGAGACGCTCATCGCTGCCATTCATGAGCCGATGGACTTCGGCGGCTGGCCCGCTGTGGTTGAAGGTCAGTTCAAGATAGAGACGCCGCCGTGGGTGGACCGACTCAAGCGCTCGCCTGAGGAGCAGGAGCTCATAGACACGGTGAAGGAGAAGGTCTCCAGACTGGAGAACAGTTCAAGAGGCAGGATCACCGGCATCCTGTTCTTTGACGAGCTCACCAACGCGCCGAGAGCGGTGCAGTCCGCGCTGTTGAGGGTGGTGCTGGAGCGCGTGGTCGGCGAGGAGAAGTTGCCCGACAGCATCTATATCATCTCGGCAGCCAATCCGGTCGGTCAAGCCGCCGACGGCTGGACGCTCAGTCTGCCGCTGGCGAACAGAATGGCTCATATAGAGTACAGGCTGGACGCCAGGAGCTGGGCGGATAACTTCACCACCTATTGGGGCGATCCTCCCAGTCCAGGCGATATAGACGAGTCGCAGTGGCTGATTGCCCGGTCCATGGTGGCGGCGTTCATACATCGCAGACCGGACCTGCTGTTACAGGTTCCGAGGTCCAACGAGGAGGAGAGGCTCGCATGGCCCAGTCCGAGAAGCTGGGACTTCGCCTCCCGATTGATATCGCTGGATATCCAGGGCGGCGCCAACAGCTGGGCGGACGATGTGGTCTCCTGCGTTGGCGAGGGTGCCGGTCTGGAGTTTATCAACTGGGCAAGAAGCATGGACCTGGTGGATCCTGAGGATATATTGCGCAACCCGCACAAGGCGCCCGTTCCGGATAGACCGGACCAGCAGTTCGCGGTGGTGAATGCGCTCTGTGCGGCTGTGCAATCGCAAATGACTCCGGACCGATGGCGCGCTGCGGTGGAGTATCTGGACCGTGTTGCCGATGTGGCGGAGGATATAGCGGCGTTAGGTGCTTCCCATCTCGGCAACATGATGAACAGGTTATATAAGGTGGATCCGAACATCAACTTCCCGGACACTCTGGTAGACAAGATAGGCGAGCTATTCCGCAGAGTAGGCGTCATCGCAGGAGGGAGACGGTAA
- a CDS encoding nuclease — MRSRILVLLVLIVSVAYADSEIRGTVVGVHDGDTVTVLTRDRQQFKIRLYGIDAPETNQPFGDRAKRYLSDLIFNKQVRVLVKGEDGYGRTIGILYIGRVSINAKMVRDGYAWAYVKYSRQYVPQEKQARSAKRGLWSQPDPVPPWEWRRR; from the coding sequence ATGAGATCTCGCATACTGGTCTTACTGGTTCTTATCGTCTCTGTCGCCTATGCCGACTCGGAGATTAGAGGAACCGTTGTCGGTGTGCACGATGGTGATACGGTAACCGTGCTCACCAGAGACCGGCAACAGTTCAAGATACGCCTGTACGGTATAGATGCCCCTGAGACGAACCAGCCGTTTGGTGACAGAGCTAAACGCTACCTGTCCGACCTGATATTCAACAAACAGGTTCGAGTGCTCGTCAAAGGCGAGGACGGTTATGGCAGGACGATTGGTATACTGTACATCGGTCGTGTCAGTATCAATGCAAAGATGGTGCGTGACGGATATGCATGGGCGTATGTTAAATACTCCAGGCAATATGTGCCCCAGGAGAAGCAGGCGAGATCAGCCAAACGCGGTTTGTGGTCTCAACCTGATCCTGTCCCACCGTGGGAATGGAGACGCAGATAG